The Sesamum indicum cultivar Zhongzhi No. 13 linkage group LG2, S_indicum_v1.0, whole genome shotgun sequence genome contains a region encoding:
- the LOC105155374 gene encoding UDP-galactose transporter 1 — MEESKLCQWNVIRSVLAILQWWGFNVTVIIMNKWIFQNLDFKYPLSVSCVHFISSSIGAYVVIKVLKLKPLIQVDPEDRWRRIFPMSFIFCINIVLGNVSLRYIPVSFMQTIKSFTPATTVVLQWLIWKKYFDLRIWASLIPIVGGILLTSITELSFNMLGFCAALFGCIATSTKTILAESLLHGYKFDSINTVYYMAPFATMILAVPATLLEGPGVVEWIYTCPSLFSSLVIIFGSGVLAFCLNFSIFYVIHSTTAVTFNVAGNLKVAVAVTCSWLIFRNPISMMNAVGCAITLVGCTFYGYVRHMLSNQAPGTPRTPRTPRGKSELIPLVNEKLDDKI, encoded by the exons ATGGAGGAGAGTAAATTGTGTCAGTGGAACGTAATTCGATCCGTATTGGCTATTCTTCAATGGTGGGGTTTCAATGTCACTGTTATCATCATGAACAAATGGATCTTTCAG AACCTGGACTTCAAGTATCCATTGTCAGTCTCATgtgttcattttatttcttcatcaatTGGTGCATATGTGGTTATTAAAGTGCTCAAGCTTAAACCTCTTATTCAAGTGGATCCTGAAGATCGCTGGAGGAGGATCTTTCCCAtgtcatttatattttgtataaacaTAGTTTTGGGAAATGTGAGCCTTCGGTATATTCCTGTTTCCTTCATGCAAACAATCAAGTCTTTCACCCCTGCAACAACAG TTGTCTTGCAGTGGCTAATCTGGAAGAAGTATTTTGATCTGCGAATTTGGGCTTCTCTGATTCCTATTGTTGGTGGGATTTTGCTTACATCTATCACAGAGCTCAGTTTTAACATGCTTGGGTTTTGTGCTGCTTTGTTCGGCTGTATTGCTACTTCTACAAAAACCATCCTTGCAGAGTCTTTGTTGCATGGGTACAAATTTGACAG TATAAATACAGTTTATTACATGGCACCATTTGCAACTATGATCTTGGCTGTACCAGCCACGCTACTGGAAGGACCAGGGGTTGTGGAATGGATTTATACATGTCCCTCACTCTTTTCATCCCTTGTCATCATTTTTGGGTCTGGAGTGTTGGCCTTTTGCCTGaacttctctattttttatgtcaTTCACTCCACGACTGCTGTGACCTTCAATGTTGCTGGAAACCTTAAG GTTGCAGTTGCTGTTACATGTTCATGGCTTATCTTCCGGAATCCAATCTCCATGATGAATGCTGTTGGATGTGCTATAACACTCGTTGGATGTACCTTCTACGGGTATGTAAGGCACATGCTTTCAAACCAAGCTCCGGGAACACCTCGTACACCTAGGACTCCAAGGGGTAAATCAGAGTTGATCCCATTAGTCAACGAGAAGTTAGACGATAAAATCTGA